The Elusimicrobiota bacterium genome segment CCCGCGGCGACGGCGGCGTCTGGGCCGCCGCGGCCGTCTGGATCGTGGGCAGCGCGCTCATGGACCTGGTGCCCGCGGACAAGCCCAGCGACTTCGGGCGGGACATCTTCCCCGCGGCCCTCAAGCAGGGCTTGGTCTTGGGCGGCTTCAAGACCACGGACCTCATCGCGGACCTGGGCACCCCGGAACGGCTCACGGCCTTCGAAAAGCGCCGCCGCAAAGGATTCAAGACATGATCATATCCAGGACCCCCTTCCGCATCAGCCTGGCCGGCGGCGGCACGGACCTGGCCGAGTACTACAAGCGCAGCCCGGGCGCCGTGGTGTCCACCGCCATAGACAAGTACATGTACATCACGGTCAACCGCTATTTCGACGACAGCATCATCCTCAAGTACCGCCGCACCGAGCTGGTGGAGTCCGTCGCCGACATACGCCACCCCATCCTGCGCGAGTGCCTGCGCAAGGTCGGCATCTCCAAGGGCATCGAGATCACCTCCATGGCCGACGTGGTGGGAGGCACGGGGCTGGGCTCCTCGTCGAGCTTCACCGTGGGACTCCTGCACGCCCTGCACGCCTGGAAGGGCGAGTTCGTCACCGCCGAGCAGCTCGCGGCCGAGGCCTGCGAGGTCGAGATCCGGCGCCTGCGCGAGCCCATCGGCAAGCAGGACCAGTACATCGCCGCTTATGGCGGCTTCAAGTACCTGGAGTTCATGTGCGACGGGGCGGTGCGCGTGGACCCCCTGATCTGCGCGCCCAAGACCTGGGCGAAGCTCTCCCAGCGCCTGCTTCTGCTCTACACCGGCGTGACCCGCAAGGCCGGCCCCATCCTGCGCCGGGCCCGGGCGCGCTTCCGCAGCCAGGACGCGGTCCTCAAGCGCATGCGCCGCATCGCCGAGCTCGCGCGCCAGGAGCTCCAGCTGGGCAACGTGGACTCCTTGGGCGAGCTCCTGCACGAGGGCTGGGTGCTCAAGCGCGGCCTGGCCAAGGGCGTGTCCAACGATTCCATAGACCAGGCCTACGAGCGGGCGCGCGGCGCCGGCGCCGCGGGCGGCAAGATCCTGGGCGCGGGCGGAGGCGGCTTCCTGCTCTTGTTCTGCGTCCCGGCCAAGCGCGAGCGCGTGCGGCGGGCCTTGTCCGGCTGGCGCGAGATCCCCTTCCGCTTCGAGCCGGAGGGCTCCAAGATCATCTATGTCAGCAAGTGAGCCGCCCCGGGCTCTCTCCATCATCGTTCCCGTGTACAACGAGCGCGCCACGCTCACGGCCTTGCTCGACCGCGTCCTGGCCATGGACCTCAAGGGCCTGGGCAAGGACATCATCATCGTGGAAGGCAACTCCACGGACGGCACCCGGGACATCGTGCGCGGCTACGAGGGACGGCCCGGAGTGACGGTGGTCTACGAGGAGGGGCCGCGCGGCAAGGGCGCGGCGGTGCGCGCCGGCCTGGCCCGGGCCGCGGGCGAGTTCCTGCTCATCCAGGACGGCGACCTGGAGTACGACCCGGCCGACACCCCCAGGCTGCTGGAGCCTTTGCTCAGGGGAGACGCTCAGGTGGTGTTCGGCTCGCGGGTCATGACCTCGCCCCAGCACTGGCAGTTCCGCAGGCTGCAGGGCGCGGAGCGCCTCTTCGGCTTTTTGGTCAACCTGGGCGGCGTGCTCTTCACCGGGCTCTTCAACCGGCTCTACGGCACGCACTTGAGCGACGGGGCCACCATGTACAAGCTCTTCCGCACCGCGGACCTCAAGGCGTTGACGCTCAAGAGCGACGGCTTCGACTACGACTGGGAGCTCTCCGCCAAGCTGGCCAAGAAAGGCCTGCGCTTCGCGGAGCTGCCGGTCTTCTACAAGGCGCGCAGCCTGGCCGAGGGCAAGAAGATCCGCTTCTGGCGCGACGGCTGGCGCGTGCTCATGGCCATCCTGCGCTACCGTTTCAGCGACTGAACCGGGGGACACCATGAAGAACGAGTGCTCGAGCGTGAAGACGGTCTTTGAATCGCGCTGGATGCGCCTGCTCGCGAAGACCTACGAGGACCTGTCCAGCGAGCCGTTCTACGTCGTCGAGGCGTCGGACTATGTGTCGGTCCTGGCCATGACTCCGCAGCGGGAAATCGTCCTGGTCCGCCAGTTCCGGCCCGCCGTCGGCAAGGCGACGCTGGAGCTGCCGAGCGGGCATGTCGACGCCGAAGAGTCTCCCGAAGGGGCGGCCGGGCGGGAACTGGGGGAAGAGACGGGGTATAAGGCCCCCCGGCTGGAATTGTTGGGTGTCCTAGAGCCCGACACCGGGCGACTGGCGAATAGGATGCACTGTTATTTCGCCGAGAATGTCGTCAGGGATGAAGGGCTGATGACCGAAGAGGAGTCGTTGGAAGTGATCCTGTGTTCGGAGCGCGAGCTGATCCAAAAGATCGAGTCGAATCAATTCTCGCATGCCCTTCATCTGGCGGTCCTCGCCCTGGCCAAGTTGAAGGGGCGCATCCCGTAGGGGCGGCCCTACTTGGTCCCGGAGATCCTCCAGGAGACCCCGACGTAAGGGCTGATATGCGGGTCTTGAAGGCCCTCTAGCCACTTCTCCGCCCGGGTGCGGCTGATGAAATGGGTGGTGGGCGCGTTCAACTTGTCGAATACGTTCGCCTGGTTGCGCGTGTATGGCATCCTGCGAAAATTGGCGAAGTAGTGGTAGAAAGGCAGGGCCCGCAAGGGGAGAAGGTAAAGGCTGTAAACCATGGGGTAAAGGGCGAGCGTCAGGGCATGGCTCAGCCACAACACGACGGGCCGGGACATGCGGCGGAGAAGCAAGGATTTGGCGGGCTCCAGGAAGAATTCATTGAGGGCGTTGCCCTCCCGGGCGTAGACCCAGAGGATGAGCCTGCCCCCGGGTTTTAGAAGATTCTTGAGGTGGGCTACGGTGCGATCCGGATCATCGGTGTGGTGTACCACTCCGACCGAGTAGACCACGTCGAACCGCTCGCCGGTATCCCACTCGGCGATGTCTCCTTCGAGGAACGCGACGTTGCGGAGGTCTGCCGTCTTCTGGCGGGCGATAGAGACGGTGTTCAAATCGATACCCACGACCCGCTTGGCCTTGGCGGCCACCAACCGCACGTGGTGCCCGGGGCCGCAGCCCGCATCCAGCACCGTCTTGTCAGCGAAATCCTCCAGCCGGTTGGGCCAGATCCAGTCGGCATAAAGCCAAGACTCCCGGTCTTCGAGGTGGGTCCACTGGAACTCCCACTCATCCTGTTTGCGCTGGGCCTCTGGCATCGACCCATTATATGAATTCGTGCCCGGAGTGGCCATGAGCCGCGGCGGCCGAGTTTGGCTTGGGAGCGTTCTTTTATGTAGATTATTCCCCATGCGTAATATCGCCGTTTCCGCGGTCATACCTGCTTTCAATGAAGAGGGGGCCGTATCCGCGGTCGTGCAAGGAGTCCGGGATGTTCTTTCCGGCTGCGTCCAGGATTTCGAGGTCCTGGTGGTCGATGACGGCTCCAGCGACGGGACCGGCGCGGCCGCGCTCAAGGCCGGGGCCGTCGTGCTGCGGAACCCTGCCAACCAAGGCTACGGCCAATCTCTGGAGACCGGCATCAAAGCCGCCCGGCACGAGTGGATCCTGATGCTCGACGCGGACGGCTCCTACCCGCCGGAAGAGATCCCGAAACTGCTGGACTATGCCCCGGACTTCGATCTCGTCATCGGGATGAGAAGCGGGGTTCATTTCTGGGGTTCCTTTTTTCACGCTTTCCTGCGCTGGTTCTACCTTAGGATCGCCAGTTTTGTGGTGGGCGAAAGGGTCCCGGACGCCAATTCCGGGCTGCGGCTTGTGCGCAAGTCCTTGGTTTCGCAGCCCGAGCCCGTCCGGTGCCTCGGCTATTCCCATTCCACCACCATGACCCTGTCGTTCCTGAAGGCGGGGCGTTTCGTGAAATTCGTCCCCATCGAATATCGTCTCCGCAGGGGCAGGTCCAAGGTTCGGCCTATCCGGGACATGCTGCGGACCATGCAGATCATGACGCAGATTCTCCTCGCTTACAACCCACTGAAGCTTTTCATGGCGTTGGCCTTTTTTCCGGCGGGGCTGTCCCTCGTCCTGGCGGCGGCGTTCGTCTATCGCGGCGCTGATATTTGGGCGGCCATGGCCGGCCTGGCGATGCTGGCGGCGCTGCTCTGTTTCCTGGCTGGATGCGTCATCGACGCCATACGCATGCAGAGGGGCCGCGCTGATGAATCCTCCTAGTCCGGGCGCGCTCCTTCGCGCCCGGGCCGCGACCTGCCTGGGCTTCGTCGTCCCCTTGCTCGGCTACCTCGCTTTGACCTTGCTGTATTACCGGCCCCTGGCTTTCCATTTTTTATCGAGCATGGCCGGCCGCGCCGGGGATAATTCCGCGGACCTTTGGAATATGTGGTATTTCCGCTATTCCCTCGTGACGCTCCACGCCAATCCTTTTTGGACGGACACTCTTTATTGGCCTTACGGCGCCAACCTCCTGACCCACGGCTATGGGCTGGCGCACAATCTGGTCGCGTTTTTCTTGTTGCCCTGGTTGGGGCCGCCCGCCACCCATAACGTCATCTGCGTCTCCATCGCGGCGCTCGCGGGCTATGCTGTGTTTTTGATGGCGACGGACTGGGGCGCACCGAAAGGCATCGCCTTCGTCTCCGGGGCGCTTTACACTTTCAACCCGTTTACGGAAGGGGTCATGCTTTGCGGAGGAGCGTTCGATTACCGCAACAGCCACGTCATCGCCATCTTCGTCTGGATGCTTTGCCGCGCCATCCGCGGGCGGCGGCTCCGCGA includes the following:
- a CDS encoding GHMP kinase: MIISRTPFRISLAGGGTDLAEYYKRSPGAVVSTAIDKYMYITVNRYFDDSIILKYRRTELVESVADIRHPILRECLRKVGISKGIEITSMADVVGGTGLGSSSSFTVGLLHALHAWKGEFVTAEQLAAEACEVEIRRLREPIGKQDQYIAAYGGFKYLEFMCDGAVRVDPLICAPKTWAKLSQRLLLLYTGVTRKAGPILRRARARFRSQDAVLKRMRRIAELARQELQLGNVDSLGELLHEGWVLKRGLAKGVSNDSIDQAYERARGAGAAGGKILGAGGGGFLLLFCVPAKRERVRRALSGWREIPFRFEPEGSKIIYVSK
- a CDS encoding glycosyltransferase family 2 protein codes for the protein MSASEPPRALSIIVPVYNERATLTALLDRVLAMDLKGLGKDIIIVEGNSTDGTRDIVRGYEGRPGVTVVYEEGPRGKGAAVRAGLARAAGEFLLIQDGDLEYDPADTPRLLEPLLRGDAQVVFGSRVMTSPQHWQFRRLQGAERLFGFLVNLGGVLFTGLFNRLYGTHLSDGATMYKLFRTADLKALTLKSDGFDYDWELSAKLAKKGLRFAELPVFYKARSLAEGKKIRFWRDGWRVLMAILRYRFSD
- a CDS encoding NUDIX hydrolase is translated as MKNECSSVKTVFESRWMRLLAKTYEDLSSEPFYVVEASDYVSVLAMTPQREIVLVRQFRPAVGKATLELPSGHVDAEESPEGAAGRELGEETGYKAPRLELLGVLEPDTGRLANRMHCYFAENVVRDEGLMTEEESLEVILCSERELIQKIESNQFSHALHLAVLALAKLKGRIP
- a CDS encoding class I SAM-dependent methyltransferase; its protein translation is MPEAQRKQDEWEFQWTHLEDRESWLYADWIWPNRLEDFADKTVLDAGCGPGHHVRLVAAKAKRVVGIDLNTVSIARQKTADLRNVAFLEGDIAEWDTGERFDVVYSVGVVHHTDDPDRTVAHLKNLLKPGGRLILWVYAREGNALNEFFLEPAKSLLLRRMSRPVVLWLSHALTLALYPMVYSLYLLPLRALPFYHYFANFRRMPYTRNQANVFDKLNAPTTHFISRTRAEKWLEGLQDPHISPYVGVSWRISGTK
- a CDS encoding glycosyltransferase family 2 protein; the encoded protein is MSRGGRVWLGSVLLCRLFPMRNIAVSAVIPAFNEEGAVSAVVQGVRDVLSGCVQDFEVLVVDDGSSDGTGAAALKAGAVVLRNPANQGYGQSLETGIKAARHEWILMLDADGSYPPEEIPKLLDYAPDFDLVIGMRSGVHFWGSFFHAFLRWFYLRIASFVVGERVPDANSGLRLVRKSLVSQPEPVRCLGYSHSTTMTLSFLKAGRFVKFVPIEYRLRRGRSKVRPIRDMLRTMQIMTQILLAYNPLKLFMALAFFPAGLSLVLAAAFVYRGADIWAAMAGLAMLAALLCFLAGCVIDAIRMQRGRADESS